The DNA sequence TAGGGCGCAGGAACCGGGCGAGCAAGGATTCAAAGCGGCGTTTGGTCAGGGGGGGTTGCTTCATCGCAGATGCTCCAACAGTTGCCGCCCGATGTATTCCGTGTAGACGGGCGGAATAGCCTTCACCAATTCGTCGTTGATCATCCAGTTGATACCCATCGCCGCGCACCGGATCGGGAACTCACCGGCATAGTTGACGGAGCCATAGACGCCGACGACCGGCGAGAGCTTTCCTTCCAAGCGGCCGTGCTTGTTCAGCGACCGGAATCGCTTTCGTTGCCAATGGTGGGCGCAGGGTGGGACAAGCCCCGGCTGCCAGCCGCCGGACTCAAACAGGCGATGGCGTTGGATGTCCAGCCCGAACGACGAGCCGCACAGTTGGATATAGTTGACAAGGGGTGCGTCGGCGACGTTCTCCATGACCCACGGCGCGTCGATCGACGAGAGACGTTCACGGATCGGCACTATCAGGGCCGGGTGTTCGGAACGGATGCCATTCACCCCGGTGATTCGGCTGTAGTGCTCACATGGCGGACTCGCGTGGATCGCATCGAAGCCTCCCAATGGATACGTCATGGCGTCGGCCTGAACGAACCGAGAGCCGATGTAGCGAGGCTGG is a window from the Candidatus Omnitrophota bacterium genome containing:
- a CDS encoding DNA cytosine methyltransferase, which produces MTYPLGGFDAIHASPPCEHYSRITGVNGIRSEHPALIVPIRERLSSIDAPWVMENVADAPLVNYIQLCGSSFGLDIQRHRLFESGGWQPGLVPPCAHHWQRKRFRSLNKHGRLEGKLSPVVGVYGSVNYAGEFPIRCAAMGINWMINDELVKAIPPVYTEYIGRQLLEHLR